The sequence below is a genomic window from Mercenaria mercenaria strain notata chromosome 14, MADL_Memer_1, whole genome shotgun sequence.
cgacccaatcttttttattttcaatgtataatctgaagttttgaaaaatcagagataaatcaaattctacattttagaaaaaaaattcgatCCAGACGTGCAGAGCTATCTTAACTTCTTTAACTATCAATTCTTAAATTGCTTCTTAGTATACCTAAAACACAATCCCTAACGACTAGCCCTATCCCGTTACACCCCGTACCCTCAACCTACATCCacgcaatttttttttctcacactAACCTAGATGTTTAGCTCATTTTTTTCTTCCCTGATACCCCATTACCCCAGTCATTACCACTCCTCACCAATCTGCCACCATCCCTTGTCAGTACAACCCTGCAGCTCAAGATTACATTTTTCCATTTCTCACACTCACTAACTTTATCTTATATCTCGTATTGTTTGTTACATGACGTGATCCGCCGTAAGAATTATAACTGCCGGACGTTCTACTGTTGTTGCGCGACACATAGACGTTGGCAAATATAGACGCGAGGAAAGACAACACTACGAAAGAGATTAAAACGCGATTACGCTAAAGATAATAAACTTTAGTTGTTTATCACGTTTGAAACGTCATGCCGTTTCTCTTTGTGGGCGTACATATTCCGcggtttgtttaaataaaagtgaTCAGAAATACGGTATTCAAAAACTAGAAGTAGTTGTGAATGGCTATACCCGGCTGTTGGCACCTAATTAATTTTGCGGAAACTtgacagagcctcgttaccgcggAACCTAATCATTTACCCTGTCCTCCGCACCTACAACCGAAGTAAAGTTTCTATCGTCTCCGTCACTATCTGTGCTCTTTGGGGGTAAAGtgttaagtaaatatttattgatgAAATGTTTATGATTACTTCTTTATTATATTACAGTACTAAATCTACTGTCATCTTGGATCAGTATCGCCTGGACGTATGCAGCTTATTATCGATGTAACAGAGAAGCTTTGGCGGGCACGCAAGATGTCAAGATAATAGGATTTGCATTCTTCTTTTGCTCTGTATTGTCAGCATTGGCGGCGAGATTTATTTGCACAACGCTGTTTCTAGTCCACGTTTATACTTGGATCGGTCTATCTTTCTCAGCTGCGCATTTCATAGTCATGTTTCTGTGGATATGTATCAAAGAGCGGCCTAAGCTGGAAGGGACGACAACATCAACTTGCGGACGATATTTGTATTACGTATTTTTTGCTTACGTTAGCATTTTATGTTTCATGAACTTGAATGATACCCGAGCAAGAGTAAGAATGACAGTATTTTATACAgtgatttatattgaaaataccGTAATGGCGGTTTTATCTgtcttgaaaataaatgaaaatgagaCCGTAAGTGACAAGGCAATACATCTAATCATACTTCCGGTTGGTTGCGTATTGCACGTTGTATTACTAGTCAATTATTATCTGTTTCTGCATCCTAAAACTGGGATTTGTTATAATTGTAATAGATCTTTCAAAAAGGCCAGTCAcgtttaattaatttttattgtcTATACTTATACATGTATTCGGCCAGTTGCAACAACTTTTTAACATGCCATATTAATTGTTAACTCTGAGAGAGTTgtcaaagcaaaataaaatgttgaacatAGTATTGTTCTATTTCTGACGCTTTGTTATAAGCACCTACTTTGAACGTCCGTCGTGGGATGTTTGAAACTGAGTGCACTGCGAATTTATGCGGCTACAATGTGATCACGCAGTTGAACCGAAGTCGTCGGGTGATTAAGGTCGAAtgccttcaaatcacttgccctcactACGGCTGGGTTTGAACCTCGTTTTAGATGTAGATCACGTTCATGTGGGGAGTCCAttcagctggcatacggaaggtctTCGGTTCTATCCAGATGACCATCTGTGCCCGAAATGTCCGTAGGGACCCCTTTGGTCTTTCTCGACCACAATAGCTTGAAAGTCCCCATGTGACCTGTAACTCGAAACTcaacatgttctccgtgactatttgataaacgacattgtgtctgacatcattagtcctccacctctgattcatgcggggaagttggcagttacttgcggagaacaggtttgtactggtacagaatccaggaaaactggtcaggttaactgcccgccgttacataactgaaatactgatgaaaaatgacgttaaacccaaaacaaacaaacaaacaaacaacaaaacaaacatggtTTCACCGAGTCATGAACCCGACATTTGACAATATGATAATCGAATACGTCATTAATAAAGAGCAGAAAAATGCAAATGGTATTTCATTGCGGTCTTAGTGTTTTagcccgactattcgaagaataagtagagttatcctactcaccacggcgacAGCGTCGGTGTTACACATTggtaaagtttttcgtaccagtccatattttgacaaagtcttttgagaaaaagctttgaaacttgcaacaggtGTGTACAATCACCTTGTTTTAgacaagtgtacataactctctCAAGgtttttggctaaattatggccccttttaacttacacatcttggttaagttttttcgtaCCACAAcgttttgtgtaaagtgtttggcaaaaggctttgaaacttttatcactccTTTATTATATCAGTCTCTATTTGTAGGCTCagctgtcaactattttggctgatttattgccatttttggactttgaaattgttacaattttgtacaagtctttttttttgtcaaaattatttgacttgtggctttgaaactttgaacaattgtttatcatcatgagttGCATCTGTAGGCAAtagtacataattctgtcaactattttggctgaattatggccctttttggacttggaaattggttcagttttcgtacaagtccacgttttgtcaaactATTTGCCTTGTGGCTTTGaactttgaacaattgtttatcatcatgattaacatctgtaggcaagagtacacaactctgtcaactattttgacccgttttggacttggaaatcagttaaggtCCTCATactagtccatattttgccttacctgtttgtcatatggctttgaaagtttAACCACCTGTgaaccatcatagtctacatatgtaggccaGAGTACATAAAAAGGACACCCGTGGAatgtattttatcttattttaatttatttgctCTTTTTCTAAGTCAActgccaacctcactgggtcaagtacATAACTCTaagtattttggccaaattatacccccttttggatttagaaaatcctggttaaagttttgcaagttactgtctccaaaactaatgcagatattgaattttcaACTTTACATGTGTCATCGAGGTTCTGAAACTAGGTGGTAGCATCAAGTCACATAACtcaactctgacatgtatttcggccaaattatgtccccttttggacttaaaatctttcactgtttcatataaaaacgacaacttcaggtcccATTTACGtttctttatagaacatcacctTTTTCTTcacgtgtttttagctcacctgagcacgaagtgctcaaaggtgagcttttgtgatcgccctgtgtccgtcgtcgtccgtcagtcgtccgccgtcagtcgtccgtcgtcaacaatttgactgttaacactctagaggtcacaattttggcccaaacttaatgaaacttggtcagaatgttaccccgaataaagtcttggacgagttcgatattgggtcatctggggtcagaaactaggtcactaggtcaaatcaaaggaaaagcttgttaacactctagaggtcacaattttggcccaaacttaatgaaacttggtcagaatgttacccttactaaaattttggacgagtttgatatttggtcaaccgtggtcaaaaactaggtcaccagaggccacatttatgactgtatcttcatgaagcttggtgagaatgttaatcttaatgatctcaaggtccagtttgaatctgggtcatgtagaatcaaaaactaggtcaccgggtcaaatcaaaggaaaagctagtttacactatagaggccacatttatgaccatatcttaatgaaacttggtctgtatgttaatcttgattatctataggtcagattcaaatctgggtcaggtagggtcaaaaactaggtcactaggtcagttaaaaggaaaagcttgttaacactctagaggccacatttatgactgtatcttcatgaaacatagtcagaatgttaatcttggtgatctataggtcaagttcgaatctgggtcatgtagggtcaaacactagatcaccaggtcacatcaaagaaaaagctatttgacactttagaggccacatttatgtccatatcttaatgaaacttggtcagaatgttaatcttgataatctttagatcAGTAAGTCAGGTGAgctatacagggccttcatggccctcttgttcatgaaagttctatcataaatttaggaaaaaatgaaaagaaaatacggGGTTAAATAGTTTCTTGTGAAGTGGTCTGATATCCTAAAAATGGCACAGTGTTGCTCTTGTCCGCGCAAATAAACCCCTTCTTTCGGTTTCGATCTTCAAAACTTGTTTaaacatgaaaaccatctcatttcatgcagaatgtaatTTAGCAGTGAAAAAGTgcgattaaagcactcgttctaaaCAGATTTGCGCTTGGAACTTATTTCGATACCCTACGGAAGAACGCCGCAAGATCTGTGCAGTTGCAATGTTGTATAAGATCCAGCACCGCATTGGTTTGCCTCAGAAGAACTAGAAACCTGAACTATTTGATACATATTCAAAGACACTATCATGCAAACTCATTTTTCCCAGAAGTATacgtctgtggaacagtctcTCTTTGTCTTTGCAAACTAGTCCCAGCTTAGAAATATTTGTTGGGCAGCTGCCACCTATCAGCTCTAATTCAACTTCCTGCGTTTAATTCACCAAGGCCTGTAAAATAGATTTTTTACTCTGTCTTTGTGATGCACATAGCATCAGAGTATCTGTATTGTTTACTATTTTTAACAGCTATCGCCAGCTTGGCATAATCAATTCCTAAGCCGAAGAACATAGACATAGACTCAAAGCGCTTCTGTCGAAAAATGATCAGTTGAGGATGCGACAAGAGTTTCATTTCAGCAGGAAAAATGCACGTGCGTTTCGTTAATGTTAAAATGCAAAGAGATGTTCACATATTTTTGCCACATCTACAAAAGGTTCAAAAATATATTGATCAGCGACGGAAGTAACGTTGTTTCTTTTGTTCgtctgtttgcttttttttttttgttgtttgttttttggatACTGAAATGGTGATGAATAGAACTAGTTCTTAAAACAATGCACAAAGCATAATTCACCAAGTCCAGTTTCATTATCACGGCTCGACTGTCAGTTTCTTACCATATACCTTCACTGTTTTGTGTATACCTGTGTTCTGAATTGGAAATTGTCCATCTACTTCCCACGTTGCGAAAGGCAGCTCAAATAAAATTTCGAAGTTTgccttttcaaatattttctgcGAAAAATTGGACGAACCCTCTACTTTTACGTACACCAGGCCACTTCTAAAATTCCGTATCATGTCAATAGCTGCGTTAACCATCTGTCTTGCAATGCCACGCCTTTTGTATTTCTCTGCCACTGCTAGTCCGAGAAGGTGAAATGTTTCCGTTATACCGAAATGTCCGAAGAAATCCGACTGTTCGTCACAGTAAACACAACAACGAATCAGTTGCTTATATGCAGGTGTTTGAATTGATTCAAAGTCTATCTTATCGTCATACTGTTCGATATCAATTATTTGGAAGGCCATTGGTTCGCCGGTTTCGTCATTTAAGAACATCAAAGACAGATTGAGTTGTAGTGTCTTTAACCAGAACTTTTCTACCTCTTGATTCCAAGGCACTCCTAAGGCTACATGCGAAGGTTCATGAGTAATGAAATGTTCCAGAGCAAACTTCAAGGCGGCATCGTAGTATTCCTCCGTGATAAGTACAAGTTTGACACCAGGAACACTGAACTTTGAACATGCTTTTTCGAAAGCCTAAAGATTAAAATACACCGAGTTAATATCTTCCGCATGTTCgctaactttaaatttaaatacactcTCATATAATATGCTAAAAAAATacgaacttttttttataatattacgTTGGTCTTTCTGGTATgtaattaaggggacgcatactttgaaattagaaaaaagtgggtggggtatgataaaatttacctgcaaaaaagtacaaggttttggtatatgaaatggatactgtttcaactgttataagtacacaaaggattgctcactaaaataaaaatgagaaaactgaaacaagaaagttattgttgaattacataagacttattgtgtacattcaaagtcaacaattaagactttttggtgcgaaaataatagtgcttcaccttgtccaaacatttatcaatgtcctacagattctaatttaaagaaagaatgtgaaatatggtcactgtcatgcttttcattttgcatatgtaagctaaaacacattatttagtttgtttacaaagtagtgcataagaaaagatacggtggtcaaggaatgccacattccaaaactaaaagagtatattccccttaaaacattaaacatttatcgttacagaagtctagtggcttacaataagggcctagaaatgttgccattattgatttttaacttggtattcatgaactacaatgcacttaaatatatatcaaaacacattcaacaaacttttgaaaatgtactgtcttaaaaatccctaaaataaggtatgaaatttggttgagaggtccaatcaatgtgtatatgtgcaaaagtaacattctaatcttgttcacaaaagttactaatacacagcaggcatgtcaatgatcaaaactggacgaatatacagttatcctcactttaatgtcatttataatttgtccttaaattctccaccatacttttcataactctgtttgcacgagttgcacgagaatgctgtcattcacgtaaaaaaatggggtcaaataagttgtaaatgcaatatcatctaaacgtaattaatggattatgcagttcaagataaactttatctcataacgtaacgaacatgtataatgttgtaacaacaactttacttacactgatttaagtagcagtcggtttataagtgactttattgattcattttgtgttttgttattgttgtcaaaatgtataacggaagtgcctcacaactgaagcggaaaccagtttgatgcgcaaagtagtccaaggtaagtaatattttttgacaaatgtccacagaaattaataattttctaatattaaagacgaatatctgaataggactcattatttgataagaaattataatcatcgacatgtttttttaaaaatcgtacacgtgctgacacctaagttgtctcccgttgtttattagagttacctttcgtccggcgcagtaatacatttgcagtgaatcgccgagaagtcgtgggaaaattaaaaaccatgtaaataaactaaaattaaccaccttttcaagatgaatttcaagtgatcgccattatgcatttaaaccgcctgacctgtgtagcatcttagatatctgttctaaggtattcattgtgtagaatgtcatgttatgcccttgcaatgctaatcccactcagattttttttgtttacatttttatcaatgagaaatatggcgtccatcccgagctgaaatgacgtggcgttaaatttttacatgtttaagcaaacctggtgtgttagaaagaaaatctcatcccttcaacattatttggaacactgttattgtaaaaaacctgttttttccttatacaaaagcttaatattttgtgttgaatgtactttcacaaagacctctgttttcctgattacattcatagtaccacatccttatccaaaaaatactgaatattacaggtgtccatcagtattatatcagtttaggaatatgttttttattttcccaccatcgatttcttgaatatgcaccccttccgcatttctgtatgaactgtgaatgtagcaatatgcgtccccttaaatcacataaaagcaataaaataaaataaagtaacctCTCGCTTTTTATCCATTGTCAAGCTTTTCGAAATCGATATTCCTGCCATTTTTAAACCAGTTTAAAAAGAGACTAAGTTTACAAGTTTGAAAATCTCTACAAA
It includes:
- the LOC123552429 gene encoding uncharacterized protein LOC123552429; translated protein: MAGISISKSLTMDKKREAFEKACSKFSVPGVKLVLITEEYYDAALKFALEHFITHEPSHVALGVPWNQEVEKFWLKTLQLNLSLMFLNDETGEPMAFQIIDIEQYDDKIDFESIQTPAYKQLIRCCVYCDEQSDFFGHFGITETFHLLGLAVAEKYKRRGIARQMVNAAIDMIRNFRSGLVYVKVEGSSNFSQKIFEKANFEILFELPFATWEVDGQFPIQNTGIHKTVKVYGKKLTVEP